The Pelecanus crispus isolate bPelCri1 chromosome 7, bPelCri1.pri, whole genome shotgun sequence genome includes a window with the following:
- the TMEM40 gene encoding transmembrane protein 40: MENLNVPFPDLTEEQQDVFQRVFTADANYLENHEKMNQSFWESLVKCLATTDPPILNTEEKNNLLNSCTVLPGGCAACLKAIEKKGVRAMAVLYLLLKTTNPSGYRQLPSSKGKDEKLKLLKRLERNLMLSPGEEKAENSSHESVDEDTQDSDGEDLGSQKTESQLLGGMPAEVVPYRDSEITRREDSVADVNENTRLHEWTVRWMGIRKDDEFFHFVILCFAIGALLICYYYYKDWTISLGIGLITFASLETTGIYFGLVYRIRSVLDSFVPLIDKFRPTGMRKAA; the protein is encoded by the exons ATGGAGAACTTGAATGTCCCATTCCCAGACCTTACTGAAGAACAGCAAG ATGTTTTTCAGAGGGTTTTTACTGCTGATGCCAATTACTTGGAGAATCATGAGAAAATGAACCAGTCCTTCTGGGAATCACTTGTAAAATGTTTAGCCACCACTGACCCACCTATCCTgaatactgaagaaaagaacaat CTCCTCAACAGCTGCACTGTCCTGCCTGGAGGCTGTGCAGCCTGCCTGAAAGCCATAGAGAAGAAAGGAGTCAGGGCAATGGCTGTTCTTTACCTCTTGCTGAAGACAACCAACCCATCTGGATATAGGCAGCTGCCCAGCTCCAAGGGAAAGG atgaaaaattgaAACTCCTGAAGAGATTGGAAAGGAATCTCATGCTTTCaccaggggaagaaaaggctgaaaactCATCCCATGAGTCCGTGGATGAAGATACACAAG ACAGTGACGGGGAAGATTTAGGAAGCCAGAAGACTGAAAGCCAATTACTTGGAG GCATGCCAGCAGAGGTTGTTCCCTACAGAGATTCAG AGATTACCAGAAGAGAAGATTCAGTTGCAGATG taAATGAGAACACTCGCCTCCATGAGTGGACAGTACGGTGGATGGGCATACGGAAggatg AtgaattctttcattttgtcattCTTTGCTTTGCAATTGGAGCTTTACTAATTTGCTACTACTACTACAAAG ACTGGACTATTTCTCTTGGAATTGGTCTAATCACCTTTGCTTCCCTGGAAACCACTGGGATATACTTTGGTCTGG TGTATCGAATTCGGAGTGTACTCGACAGTTTTGTTCCTCTGATTGACAAATTCAGGCCAACAG GTATGAGGAAAGCTGCATAG